catacccATTACAGTAAACATGAAATTTCTTCCCCACAATGAGTATGTTTTTCGTTCGTTCTGCGTtctaatatttatgtatttgtattccaTTTGGAAATAAAGCTATGGTTGATGAGATGACGCTAATTGTCGTCAACGCTGAGAAGATGGAGACGGGACTACCGTATATGAGCGGGCGAGCGCTATGGCCAAATTCATGCGCTTATGGGATATAAGGGTTCTCCAGTGGAGCGCACAGTGGAAATCAGCATTATGTCGCGCTCCTGGGTTATATAGATGAAGATAAATATACATTACATACTGTACAGATTGCATAAGACTTCATGTGTGCTCACCTGTCCTTGGAACTTTTCAATCGTGTATGCATTACGATATGGGAGTGTTCAATACAATTGAATGGGGATATCGCATGAGAAACAGCATGATTTTGAAGTATACCCATCCGCGTGGGGTATGTGTTTGAAGAATAGTGTGTAAGTGTTTCTGGTACTTCTATGAAATTATAAACCTATTTGCTTAGCAATCATCTTCAGTGCGCTTGAGCTTTTGAGTGTTTTGGTCAGTCGGTAAGACGCTTCGCTTGCGGCTCATCTTGGCAGTCATTATCTACACGCTTGCGCTTGAAAGCACGTTCCAGTTCTTTTATGACCACTTCTTTATCTAATTTCTTCGCTTTTTCCTTGGAGTCTAATGTTAATTCATTCAGCTCTAAGGTTGTCTGTGTCTGCTGCTCTTCGTATTGTAAGTCAGTCTGTTCCTGCAGACCTGCTAGAGAAAAGACAGCTGTTATCTGCAGCTCTCCCTGAGAAAAGGCAGCTTGTTCCTGCAGCTCTCCTTGAGAAAAGACAGCTGCTATCTGCAGCTCTTCCTGAGAAAAGACAGCTGGTTCCTGCGGCTCTTCTTGAACAACTCCAGCTAGATCGGACCCTGGAACAGCAGGTTTCTGCACCTGCACAGTAATGTTATCATGCTGCACGGTCACCGATTCCTTCACTATGACCATCGGATCGCCAATGCCAGAGTCCGTTGTGGAGCAATTGGGATTAATGGTATCTGCCGAAGATGGGCCCATGTTTACGTATGTTGGCAGGGCATTGGGCGCCACGGAGCTGTTCTGCTGCCAGTTATAGTACTTTGTGATCTCCCCCACCAATGGCTCAACCTCGTGTTCCGGATAAGATGTCAGTTTGGAGAGATATTGTGACCAGCCATTGAGTCCGCTTAGATGACGCACCGCTCCTATGCAGGCGGCGGCCAATAAAGAAGGTCGCGTGTTTGCAAAACTTGTaactgaaataaaaaatagtttaCTTGATTATGATTTTAATAGGAAAGTCATTCGATGCTTACTGCTCAATGTACAGTCTGCCaggcggagcagcagctgcgacaAGGCCGACATCATGACTGCAAAGCTTTCGTAGTGCAATGGCGATTGATCGTTTGGCTCGCTAGGATTGTTCTCCAGCATGGCCTTGTAGTGGGCGAAGTCGTTGCGCGTGAGGAAGCTGCAAGCAAAAAACTCCACAAAGCTGGCCGTGGTGGGACGCATTAGCTCAAAATTCAGGCTGGCCAGCACCTTGCGCTCCACCACATTGTATTCGAAAACGGTGTACAACGAACCAGGTATCAGGCAGTTCAGTTCGCTGTAGCGCGGCACACTCGCATCGTTGTCTTCGATCTGGGCCGCAATGTGAAGACATGTGAGGGCCAGCAATGGCAGTTTTTCGCTACTAATCGTGTAGTAGTCGGTCATACAATCCATATAGTAGATACCTGGTTAAGTGGGATTGGATTTGGGAATGTGAGTGATCAATAGCAGCAGGATATTCGCACATATTTACCCAAATGCACTGAGGCGCGATTCAGTTTGTACTTTTGCGCTGCGAATATACAAAGCTGCAACAATTTGGGGCGCTCCTCCAGCTGCATGGAGTTGAATAATATGGGACGACGACGCATCTCTGCCTCCTTCATGTTCACAAATATGTCCTGGGCATAAACGGTGAGCCAATGCGTCTTCCAGAGACGCTGCAAGTAGGCATTTGTTTGTAgctaccaaaaacaaaaaaacaccgCCTCGAACCTCAGGATCCAGTTGAAACTGATCCGGTACATCTCGCTTTCCTAATGCAAAAGCATTCTCTTCGATGGTGGTTGGCGCCATTTCATTCACTTGCATTAAAATTACGTTTTATTAATCTAATTCCGCAGTCTACAAAAATTATGACTTGCggctttttttttacaaagaacacaacaagaaaaacatgGCCGCTCTAACGGCTCTTGTCAATGTGACCGTCCGCCGTGTGCTGTCGTTTAAAAGAACAGGGCTGCCAAATTTCGGCTGTCGCAGCGCActtatttaattaaactttaCTAAACTGCGAAAACAGAGACAGTCTTAAGGGAAAAGCATGCAGTGGGAACGATAGATAGGGATATATATGCGTCAGTTTGGCTCACCAGTTGTGCTGGGAGCGGCGCCTGGGGCAGAGATGATCGATTGTTACCCCTTACAGATCAAACTCTGCTGGCTTGGTGGGCTTTGTGTGTTGAAAAACATAGACGTGTCCGACGACGGCTACGAACACTaattttgcgttttttttcTCTCATGCTATCTCTTTCTTCGCAGCGACACCATAAGAGGGGCGGCTGCTTCCTGGCAGTTTTTTACTAGCCCCATTTTGGCTACCAAAGGCCAATTTGTAGAGAAAAATATGTGGGTTTCTCtttataaattgaaatttacacatatacatacatacatacgccTTACAGTAATCATGAAATTTCTTCCCCACAATGAGTATGTTTTTCGTTCGTTCTTCGTtctaatatttatgtatttgtattccaTTTGGAAATAAAGCTATGGTTGATGAGATGACGCCAATTGTCGTCCACGCTGAGAAGATGGAGACGGGACTACCGTATATGAGCGGGCGAGCGCTATGGCCAAATTCATGCGCTTATGGCTTATATAGTCTCCAGTGGAGCGCACAGTGGAAATCAGCACTATGTCGCGCTCCTGGGTTATATTTGTagatcaagaatatacattACATACTATATAGATTGCATAAGACTTCATGTCTGCTCACCTGTCCTTGGAACTTTTCAATCGAGTCAACCTTTGGCATGACAATATCTGTGTTCATGAAAAGGCCCCTTAACGTCTTCGCCTGCTTCGCATAGGGCGTCAGAAGACCAATTTGGTCGGAAGTCACTCCGCGACAATACAGCGATAAGACCATGAGATACACCTCCGTGGCTTCGAGATCATAGTACCACGAGGCATAGTCTGGGTCCTGCATATCCTGCCCCTTCATCTCAAAGAAACAGACACCGTGGTTGCGCGGCTTGCTAGTACCTAGTAGGGACTGCACTGTGGCCAACAAGGTGGCCTCTCGGGAATCCTTCTCGGATACCGTTGGTATCAATTCatcgccatagaacagcttacTACATGTGGCCATGATCGAGGGCAGGGTCCGATAGTTCGAGTGTTCAGCAGGCGCTCCAGCATGGAGGTGCCGAAACCACAGGCACGTCCATAGCTGCTGTGAACTACAGGCTGCAACTGATGCGGATCACCGGCCAGGATGACCCGACCTCGATCCTTGGAAAGCAGAGCTGCCGGCATCAGCGTCTTCGGCTCGGTCGACTGGCCAGTCTCATCCATGAACAGGTGGGTGAAGTGTCCGCCCGGAAATGACATCGGCATAGGGTTTCCCAGGGTGGCACAGGTGCCGATGATCAAGCGATGGGCACCCAAAATCTCTCTCTGGCAACGCAGCTTCAGACACGACTTGGTGATTAGCATCTGAGCGGGATGGGGAGATTCAGAGTTATAGATTGCTTTAGAAGAactgaatggaatggaatgtacTTACGGTGTCTTCAGCGGTTTCTTTGGCGCATATGTCCAAGGTGGCACAGTGGGTCATAAGCTCGGGTGGAATGAGTTCTTCCTTAATCAGACTTTGCCGAACGATTCGAATGAATTCGCCAGTGGTCAGCGCTTTGCTGGCAATGATTAGCTTGGTAATGAGATCCGCGACAATGTTCGAGGGTGCGGCCACCAAGATGCGATTTTGTACCATCTGCAGCACCGCCTCCACCAGGGTGACGGTCTGGCCGGTTCCGGGCGGACCGAAGATCACGTACGGCAGGTTCGTGGCCTCGCCCCGCAGGATATTAAAGTCTGCTCGCCCATGGGAGAGGTACTCCCCTTCCCTACTCGATTTTGAGGGAGAGGTAGTCCCCTTCCCTTTTCATGTGAGCCCTGTGTCTGTCAAATCTTCAAATCCATTTCCTCCAGATGCAAGAAGAAACAGTAGCGCTGAACATAGTTGGCCATGCACAGGGCCTCTTTCGAGCACGGATACAATCTCTCTAGGTCATCGACCTGGGATTCTCTCAGGTAAACATTGCGCACAATCTCTGGAACTTCAAAGCCGCCAATGCATCACCAAACATTCGGTCGCAACCAGATGATGCTCGGCCTCGTCGGCCTGCAGGCCGACGTGTTTTGCAGGCAACGATCTGGAAAATGCGCTCCACCTTAAAATTATCGAAGTGCAGGGTATATTTCTCCGCTCATTCGCCGATGCAGCGGAACTGCACCTCAAGGATCACCAATAGGCTGTCGTCAACAGAAATACTGGTCTTGGCAATTGGTAATCGATCACACTCATATATGACTAGGCCCCACTCTGTAGCTGGACTTTCAGAAGCTCCAACTTGCGATTCGTATTGTTTTGTACCTGGAGGGTGATCTTACGCTTCTCATACAGCTCGGTGGTTATGGAGCGGTTTGCGTCAGTGATGGTGACCGCCTGAGCGGCGCAATAGGTCTTCTCTTTATTGATGCGGGGTCACTTTGATGGCGCGATGCGTGAATTTTGACTGAAGGAGTAAGGATTATTGcaacaatttatatttaatgttCCCATTCATCCCATCATATTCAACTTACGCCAGGACGTAATCGCCCGTGTGAAGATCTGTACCAGTGGGGAAAGTCTCCCGCAGCAAATAGGCATAGTTGCCAAGATCAACGAACTCTGGGAAACAGCGCTTAACCTCGTGCTGGAAACACCTTCAGCAACTCGAGAATTTCCCCCTGCTTGTCCACATAGCCATCGTCCAGCTGGACAGCGCACTTGAGTATCACCCAGTCGCCCTTCTTTGGCACAAATGTCATCTGCACGTTTTCCAGTTCATACTTTTGACGGCCCGAGCTGGTTAACAGTTCGATGGTGGACTTCTGGCGCTCGATGACCATGCCATGGATGATACGCTTCTGCGTTTTGAAGTAGGTGGAGTCTTTAAGCTTTAATTCCTCCATATCCCGAAGCATCTGAAAGGGGATGAATGGGACTTATATATTTGGTATGATATATTTGTTGCTTTAGGGATGGATTGGATCGGTCAGGCCATACCGTTGATTCGGTGACTGGTTCTCCCCAGTTCTGCTTCAGGGAGTCCTTTTCCCCCTTCTTGGACCCCAAATACTCGACCACGTCGACCCACGTCTAGCTGATAGGCAGCTGATATATGTTTGGAAGCCTGCCCGTCGAAGGTGATGTACATATCAATGGTACCACCGTTGTTGCGCAGAGAGGTGATGACCCCCTGCCGGCTAAAGCAGGACTTATCGTCAGGCTCTTTCCCCTTGCTGTTGTCCATGTCTAGATTGCTTTTTATGTTGTGCATTATGTCTTTTCAGAGGCTGCAAATTAccgttcgtttttttttctatctccctctctcttaggctgagaaacagcaacagctcgCGTCTATGGGCACCTGTGCAGTGCCGCTCGTCGATGCTTCTTCTTTGATTATAATGCCGGTCGCCTCTTTGGACAAATTCTGCAAAGCCTTCTCCGCAAATATCAAGCTATGAAGATAAGAAAACACAATAAGCCGCGCGAAATTCGAGCCGACCCCAAAATTTACAAACACTTACAGTGCCGGCAACGAAATGCGTGCGAAAAGCAAAATCACTCGAAACCCAGACTCTGAATCTAGAATGTTACAAAATAACAAGTCTGCGAGATTGTGGCAAAAAAGTATCAAATCAAGCtgtaaagtttaaaaagatTACCCGATCGAAATTTGAGCCACAAATACTTAACACCTGCTGGCCCTGCAATGCGaaggaaaagcgaaaaaaactCGAAACTCTTTATAAAAAAACCCGAACAGAAAAGATCCTAGAATAACCCAAAAATATACCCAAAAATGGCACAATGACAAAATGTCGAACGAGGAGGAACAGAAAACTTGAATTCGGCAGAATCTTTGTTGTTCCACGCCACTTCCCAATATACCTTGCCGATTTTGTTTTCAAGGTATATTTTCCTCACTCGCGAGGTGAGGTTCGTATGAACTTTGCAATTTGTCTTGGCTGTTTTTgtctgttgtccataccctttATATATACCGTCTAagtataccaaaatataccgtctcattttcaaaatatacccaTAGAAATACGAACTTAGCACACTGAAACCCCCTTTATTAAAACTGAATAGCAAACTTGAGTTAGGCCGCTGAAAGTGCTCGTCAACAGGCATTCGTAACGAATTTGGGCATATTTATACCATAATTCAAGAAACTAAAATTCATATTCTGTTTTCCAAACTGATTTGATTTTCAATGTTACCGCCCCAAAAACGGGTCGTCCGTAGGTAtattcaattttcttttttccaaTACCAGCTATAGCTTCTTTCTTCGACTCTTCATCATCATGGGCCTGCCACTTAGGACCAGGGCAATGGGATTTTGAGGAAACTCTTCCTGATGACTGATTGCTACAATTGGTCGCAAGGCATCATCATCTGTTTTCTATTCTTAATGAAGCACAGTGTTTTAAAGTTGTTAAGGTATCCGTTAAGACTAGTAAATActtttttgaatttaaaacTGAATCGGTAGAAATATCgatgaaaaatgaaatatatcgTACAGTGTGTTTGGCCAAAATAGCAAAATTTCAGATGACTTTTTACATCGAATCAAAAGTCCAGTAATCCTAAAacattataaatatatttatttatacatatttactaCATTGTTAAAAATACTAGTTTAACGCAGCGATATCGATACCGCAGCAGCTGGTACCACTCGAAATATCGCACGAAGAAGAAACCCTGGCGGCAACTCTGCCCCGAATAACAACAACATATGATGCACATAACCTCAACATCAGCTGCAACAAATCGTAGTGTTTGTGTGCATTTTCTCCGAAAAAATTGCGAAAATTGGCATTCAGCTTGCCAAATTGCTCAATAGCCAAATTGTTGCGCGAATACAGAAAAGTCAAGGTGCCGTCGACAGCGGAAGCGCCAatagcaacagaagcagcagcccccaTTGTTCTGCCCGCCGTTGCGGAGGAAAAGCCCAAGCACCAGTACCAGCGTCTTTGCTGCCATCGCGTCGCGTGTGCGCAATTTTCAGCAGTGAATAACTTTCGGCATTTTGTGGGTGTCCAGAGGAGGAGCGTGTTGCGACTACGCCAGGAAAGATGGTTAAAGCTAAAAAGGGCAAGAAAGAGATATTGGCGACGGTCGAAGGCGGTTCCTCGGCCGATGAAATGTAAGTAGAGTAGCGTTGTGAATGCCGTGTTGGCAACTTTCTAAAACAattgcaaatttgcatcccATCCGCATTTCAATCACACAGCGAAAGCCAAAGCAATCCCATGGACTCCGATGTGGACAGCGACAAGGTGAGCGCCAAGAACAAgaagaaccagcagcagcagcaggcaccgCAGCAGAAGggcaaaaagaagaacaagaaggTGTCTGACAACGAGGATAGCGACGCTGCGGCAGTCCAGGCATTGACCAAAGCCGTCAAGAAGCTCAATGTCAAGGGCAAGGGCAAGAAGTCAAAGGCTGACAACGACTCCGATGAGGAGGCGTCACCCCAAGGCAAGGCAGCCAAAAAGTCAGCCTTCGAACTGCTGatggacgacgacgacgatgatccGCCTGCCGTGCAGAGCGCtcccgacgacgacgaggaagAGCCGGAGGCAGTAAAGGCCCAGAAGAAGAACGATAAGAAGAGCAAGAAGGCCAAGCGAAAGGGAAAAGATGATGAAGAAGATCTGGACAAGGTCTTGGCCGATCTGCAGGCGGAATATGCCGGCgaggcaccggcaccggctgTTGTCACCCCCGAAGAGCTAGCCGATGAGTTCTccaagaagaaaaagaacaagaaGTCAGCTGGAGCCGGCGTTCCAGCGGAAAATGATGCCGGCGATGAGGCCGCCGAcggagatgatgatgatgatggcggcAGCACCATGAAGACAGCTgcccaaaagaaaaaggagaagaaggagcGCCAGAAACGCGAGGCGGCCCAGGCCAAGCAGAGAGCAGCACTCGAGCCCAAACAGAAGCCAGCTGAGAAGCCTCCGCCAGAGGTCACCGAGCCTGAACCAGAGCCCACCGAGGAGGACAAGCCAGAGGCCGATGGCGAAGACCCTGCAGAGGATGCCACCGCCAAAGGCGgcaagaacaagaagaagGGAAAGAAGGACAAGAAATCTGAGGCCGAGGAAGAAAAGAAGGATGGCAAAAAGAAGGGCATGTCGGCTGCCATGGTGGCGGCCATGCAGGAGCAGTTGAAGAAGCgcaaggaggaggaagagcgCCTGGAGAGACTCGAGGAGGAGCGCAATCGACTTGCGGATGAGCGCGAAGAAGCCCGTCTAGAGGCAGTGCGTCTGGAGGCCgaaaagaaggagaaaaagAAGCAGCGCGAGGCGGAGCGCAAGGCCCGGCTAAAGGCCGAGGGCAAGCTCTTGACCaagaagcagaaggaggatAGAGCCAGGGCGCAGGCTCTGCTGGATTCGCTCAAGGCTCAGGGTCTCGAAATACCCGATCCCAACGACAGGAGAGCACCAAGGCCAGGTAAATGGGGTTCCGCTGTGCAGCGATTCTTTACTAAATCTTTATTGAACCCCTTTTCCAGGTACTCGCATTCGGCCCAACAAGAAGAAGGGACCCAAGGGAacggccgaggaggaggaggccaaggCTGCGGCCGAGGAagccgctgcagctgccgcgGCCGCCACGGCTGCCGAAACACCCAAGGAGGAGGTGGTCAAGGAGAGCTGGGATGCCACCGACAGCGAGGCGGAGCCGGAACCCGATGAGGAGTCCTctcaaacaacaaacaatggcAAGGccgacgaggatgaggacaccgatgatgatgacagcggcgatgatgatgacagcGACGATTCCGATGATGAGAGCGACGAGTCCGATGAAAAGGAGGAGACCCTCGCCAACGATCCCGAATCTCGACGACTGCGCGCCGAGGCGAGAATCATCAAGCGTCAGTCGGACGCTGAGAAGAAACGCACCACGGATGAGCTGCGTGCGGGCGTTGTCTGTGTTCTGGGCCATGTCGATACGGGCAAAACCAAGATTCTGGACAAGCTGCGTCGCACCAATGTGCAGGACTCGGAAGCTGGTGGCATTACGCAGCAGATTGGCGCAACCAATGTGCCCATTGATGCCATCAAGGAGCAGACAAAGTACGTGAAGAGCGCCGTAGGCTTTGAGCATCGCCTGCCCGGTCTCCTCATCATCGACACACCCGGCCACGAGTCCTTCAGTAATCTGCGCAATCGCGGCTCCTCTCTCTGTGATATCGCCATTCTGGTGGTGGACATTATGCACGGCCTGGAGCCGCAAACACTCGAGTCCATACAGCTGCTAAAGAAGAAGAGATGCCCCTTTATTGTGGCTTTGAATAAGGTGGATCGGCTGTACGACTGGCAGGTGCTGGCCCGGCGAGATGTGCGCGATGTGatcaaggagcagcagagcaacaCGCAGCTGGAATTCCAGCAGCGCACCAAGGAAGTCATACTGCAGTTTGCCGAACAGGGCCTCAATGCGGCTCTCTACTACGAGAACACCGATCCCAAGACATATATCTCTTTGGTGCCCACCAGTGCCATCACCGGCGAGGGCATGGGCAATCTCCTATTCATGATCACCGACTACTGCCAGAATATGCTGACCAAACGGCTCATGTACTCCGAGGAGCTGCAGGCCACAGTTCTCGAGGTGAAGGCCCTGCCTGGTCTGGGAACCACCATCGATGCCATCCTCATTAATGGCAAGCTGCGCGAGGGCCAGACCATGGTCTTGGCCGGCACAGACGGCCCCATTGTCACCCAGATCCGTTCCCTGCTCATGCCCCAGCCCATGCGAGAGCTGCGCGTAAAGAATGCCTATGTGGAGCACAAGGAGGTTAAGGCAGCCCAGGGCGTGAAGATTGCCGCCAAGGATCTGGAGAAGGCCATTGCCGGCATCAATTTGTTAATTGCCCACAAACCCGATGAGGTGGAAATCTGCAAGTAAGTTGGAACTCTTCTCTGCTCTAGAATATCGATATTAACGCCTCTCTTCTTTTTCAGGGAGGAAGTGGCCCGCGAGCTTAAGAGTGCCTTGAGTCACATCAAACTGGCCCCATCCGGTGTCTATGTACAGGCCTCCACTTTGGGCTCTCTGGAGGCTTTGCTTGAGTTCCTGCGCACATCAAAAATTccggtaagaaaaaaaaaaaaaaagaaaaaataagttCCGTGATGGAATTCGAACTCAAGGTGTCCTGTCTCGAGAGCGGGATATGCTTCTCCTAGGCTATTGCACCGAGAGACCGGCGCGTGGCTAACAGTTTATTTGAGTGGGTTTCCTCTGCTTTGCTGTGTCTGTTGGGTGCGCGCGGGCCTCGAGTGGAGTGAATGTTGAGTCCAGTCATCCATCCCATATTGTCTAGTGGTTAGGATACCCGGCTCTCACCCGGGAGGCCCGGGTTCAATTCCCGGTATGGGAAAGAATCGtgattcttcttttttttcagtttttccttcttttttttatatatattttttaaatgcatttcaCCCAAAACCTATATTTTTCATTGGTTTGCCCTAAATATTTCCTACCTTTAATATTTGTAGTATGTAGTGCTGCTAGTACTTGTTCGATTTTTTCAATGGAATTGTTTTAAAATTCCTTTCGTTTAACCCATTTAAAGATGGCCTTGAACCCACGAGAAGCCTGGTAGTATTCCTTTATTATCACACCCACGCCCCAATAATGATAACACGTGCACCCCATGCAGCAATTACCAAATTAATAATACACAAGAGTACAGAGGAACAAAAATCGACCGCAGACGAATCGCTAACATAATTTCGCACTGTTTGTTTAGACAATTAGCCAAAGAAAATTCTCAAAGCGTACTCTGGTCGAAGAGAACCCATTGAGGGGGAGATAACCTTTTAATGGGTGGAGAGGTGAGAGCTCTGAGGCTCTGCAATTTATGTACACATTATTTTTGCCCACCACCAAGGCG
The sequence above is a segment of the Drosophila pseudoobscura strain MV-25-SWS-2005 chromosome X, UCI_Dpse_MV25, whole genome shotgun sequence genome. Coding sequences within it:
- the LOC6900185 gene encoding uncharacterized protein — translated: MQVNEMAPTTIEENAFALGKRDVPDQFQLDPERLWKTHWLTVYAQDIFVNMKEAEMRRRPILFNSMQLEERPKLLQLCIFAAQKYKLNRASVHLGIYYMDCMTDYYTISSEKLPLLALTCLHIAAQIEDNDASVPRYSELNCLIPGSLYTVFEYNVVERKVLASLNFELMRPTTASFVEFFACSFLTRNDFAHYKAMLENNPSEPNDQSPLHYESFAVMMSALSQLLLRLADCTLSITSFANTRPSLLAAACIGAVRHLSGLNGWSQYLSKLTSYPEHEVEPLVGEITKYYNWQQNSSVAPNALPTYVNMGPSSADTINPNCSTTDSGIGDPMVIVKESVTVQHDNITVQVQKPAVPGSDLAGVVQEEPQEPAVFSQEELQIAAVFSQGELQEQAAFSQGELQITAVFSLAGLQEQTDLQYEEQQTQTTLELNELTLDSKEKAKKLDKEVVIKELERAFKRKRVDNDCQDEPQAKRLTD
- the LOC6900184 gene encoding probable RNA helicase armi, with the translated sequence MVQNRILVAAPSNIVADLITKLIIASKALTTGEFIRIVRQSLIKEELIPPELMTHCATLDICAKETAEDTMLITKSCLKLRCQREILGAHRLIIGTCATLGNPMPMSFPGGHFTHLFMDETGQSTEPKTLMPAALLSKDRGRVILAGDPHQLQPVVHSSYGRACGFGTSMLERLLNTRTIGPCPRSWPHVVSCSMAMN
- the LOC117183216 gene encoding probable RNA helicase armi isoform X1 — protein: MHNIKSNLDMDNSKGKEPDDKSCFSRQGVITSLRNNGGTIDMYITFDGQASKHISAAYQLDVGRRGRVFGVQEGGKGLPEAELGRTSHRINVPFIPFQMLRDMEELKLKDSTYFKTQKRIIHGMVIERQKSTIELLTSSGRQKYELENVQMTFVPKKGDWVILKCAVQLDDGYVDKQGEILELLKVFPARG
- the LOC117183216 gene encoding probable RNA helicase armi isoform X3, whose translation is MLRDMEELKLKDSTYFKTQKRIIHGMVIERQKSTIELLTSSGRQKYELENVQMTFVPKKGDWVILKCAVQLDDGYVDKQGEILELLKVFPARG
- the LOC117183216 gene encoding uncharacterized protein isoform X2; this translates as MHNIKSNLDMDNSKGKEPDDKSCFSRQGVITSLRNNGGTIDMYITFDGQASKHISAAYQLDVGRRGRVFGVQEGGKGLPEAELGRTSHRINDASGYGGIKA
- the eIF5B gene encoding eukaryotic translation initiation factor 5B produces the protein MVKAKKGKKEILATVEGGSSADEIESQSNPMDSDVDSDKVSAKNKKNQQQQQAPQQKGKKKNKKVSDNEDSDAAAVQALTKAVKKLNVKGKGKKSKADNDSDEEASPQGKAAKKSAFELLMDDDDDDPPAVQSAPDDDEEEPEAVKAQKKNDKKSKKAKRKGKDDEEDLDKVLADLQAEYAGEAPAPAVVTPEELADEFSKKKKNKKSAGAGVPAENDAGDEAADGDDDDDGGSTMKTAAQKKKEKKERQKREAAQAKQRAALEPKQKPAEKPPPEVTEPEPEPTEEDKPEADGEDPAEDATAKGGKNKKKGKKDKKSEAEEEKKDGKKKGMSAAMVAAMQEQLKKRKEEEERLERLEEERNRLADEREEARLEAVRLEAEKKEKKKQREAERKARLKAEGKLLTKKQKEDRARAQALLDSLKAQGLEIPDPNDRRAPRPGTRIRPNKKKGPKGTAEEEEAKAAAEEAAAAAAAATAAETPKEEVVKESWDATDSEAEPEPDEESSQTTNNGKADEDEDTDDDDSGDDDDSDDSDDESDESDEKEETLANDPESRRLRAEARIIKRQSDAEKKRTTDELRAGVVCVLGHVDTGKTKILDKLRRTNVQDSEAGGITQQIGATNVPIDAIKEQTKYVKSAVGFEHRLPGLLIIDTPGHESFSNLRNRGSSLCDIAILVVDIMHGLEPQTLESIQLLKKKRCPFIVALNKVDRLYDWQVLARRDVRDVIKEQQSNTQLEFQQRTKEVILQFAEQGLNAALYYENTDPKTYISLVPTSAITGEGMGNLLFMITDYCQNMLTKRLMYSEELQATVLEVKALPGLGTTIDAILINGKLREGQTMVLAGTDGPIVTQIRSLLMPQPMRELRVKNAYVEHKEVKAAQGVKIAAKDLEKAIAGINLLIAHKPDEVEICKEEVARELKSALSHIKLAPSGVYVQASTLGSLEALLEFLRTSKIPYSAIRIGPVVKRDVMKASTMLEHEAQYATILAFDVKIEREAQEMAESLGVKIFQADIIYHLFDKFTAYRDELKQKKREEFRSIAVFPCKLRILPQFIFNSRDPIVMGVMVENGIVKVGTPICVPSKEFVDIGIVTSIESNHKNIDSARKGQEICIKIEPIPGESPKMFGRHFEAEDMLVSKISRQSIDACKDYFRDDLIKADWALMVELKKLFEIL